From the genome of Medicago truncatula cultivar Jemalong A17 chromosome 2, MtrunA17r5.0-ANR, whole genome shotgun sequence:
CATCTAGTTTTGtctattggttaaaaaaatgcaatttgtgTATTTctcatgaaaatatttttgtgagattaagcatttttcttttttaaatccacaatttttcatataaaatactcGTGgctatcaataatattttaaatctataatttttcaaagtttgttatatccataaaaaataaattttatgtgaagaaacattgaaaaaaagtctttgttgtgtttttattgttcattttcttttcacTTTGAAATACCATGGTCACAATTTTGATCTTTTGATGGTCCATTGTTGTCTCATTAGGTGCCAAACATGGTAGAAACATTAGGACTTATATTGAAGGTATGTAAACTCAAAACtaaattactattttatttagaaattGCGGGACTATTCTACCATTAATTCATGGTATgagttgatttatttattttgaatggCAATACTTATTCCGTTCAAGATATTAGCACTCAAGTGTTCTCCCTTTTACATCATGTTCTTAAAGCTTTTGCTTATTCAACTTCTCACCATGTCCAGCCGCCTGCGTGTGTCGTTAGCTTTGGCATGTTGGCTCTTAACGTAGATGGTGTTGTGTTCCTCGAATTCAATTCATACAAGGTCTTTTCTGCATAGGTTTCTTGACAACATTAATATCCTTTGTGTTTTGCATTCTAAATTCATGGGGTCGTATCATGGTTTGAAGCCATGTTGTGACTCTGGCTATTAGTAGGTGTTTTCTCTAACTCGAGCACAATGATTAACCTCGTTTGAAAGAACATATGAATTTGTTTcacaaatatgaaaatttgatatgtGTTACCTAGCAGCTTTTTCTTAAAGATTAGATGGTTAATTTGCAATACACTCTGTTGTCTTCCATTGACATGACATTTATCCTCTTAGCGAATATTATGGGAGTTGAATTTATTCCACCTTAATTGAGGcgtgttcaatttttttttttgttgctaattgaggtttattcttcttttttgttttcttttgtaaacaaaaaaaatttaaaataattttattcattattttcaaAGGCGGCTTCTAAGGCGAGGACTCTATTATGTCCCTCACCGTTGGACCAATTTTATCCACCCTTTGATTTATCCAAAGGTTTAGATGAGTTAGAAATTAATACGATAACACATGTATAATATATACCTAATCAGTTACCTCAACCTTCTCCCTCCCTCTATCATCTCTCGTCTTCCTCTGTTAGAAATTTAACCACAACCGATTTGTCCCAAACCATCCTCTGACATCCCATCTCCTCTCAACCCCCTTTTGCTAGACCAATTCGTTCGTCTTCTACCATCTCTTTCTTCACAGTTTTGAGAAATGTGGAACAATGACAACATAAAGTCGTCGTTGTTTGACAAGCACTAAAGAGTAAAGAAGCAAAACTACCATTATTTATCATAACTAGCCCGTTTAATTCCACAAATcgttttttattgatatttcaTGCATAAGAATATTCCGCTGTCATcgtaagcttaactcagttgtatgaataatgcataaaaatatataaggtCCGGGTTCGAATCTCGAccaccgaaaaaaaaaaaaaaatccatttacTATTTTTTCGGGCAACTACTAgtaaataagaaagaaaaaaaacgaaaattttgtaaaaaaaaaaaaaagaaaaaaattgattgggAAACCCTTCTTAACCTGAAAAACACACATCACTCACTGCGTTCGGCTTTGTTGAGGTTTAAGCTGCTGAACCCTAAAACTGCTTCACtcactcttcttcctcttttgaACCCTAAAACCCCAAAATTCCAAAATCCCAAATTCAATCCCAATGGGTAGCAAGAAAAGGAACAACGCCATAGATTCTCAAGAAAAAGAGCCTCTCAATAAAAAATCTAAGAACAACGATGATTCCACCGCTACACCATCTTCAACCAAACCAACAATGGAAAATCATAAGAAAAGCAAAGCTTTCGATAAACAAAGACGCAGCGCTAAATCCAAATCTAAATCCGAACTTCCAGCACCGGATTCGGCTATTTTGGTGGATTCAACTAGCGGCGGCGGTAGTGGCGTTGATTCGCTGCCGGAGTTTCATATTGGTGTGTTTAAGGATTTAGCAGCGGTGAATGAATCGGTTAGGGAAGCTGCGGTGAAACAAATGGTGAATGAGTTGAAGGAAGTTCAGAAGGCTTATGAGGGAGGTCAAGGGATGGAGATTGATGGTGATGGTGGTTTTAAGCTTGAAGCTGAGAAAAATGATGGGCTAGATGAATGTGCTCCTTCCGTCCGATATGCCTTTCGTAGGTTGATTCGCGGTGTTTCTTCTTCAAGAGAGGTTtgttttgtaatgttttgtttcttttggttGCAAGCTaaattgattttgtgattttgctCTGTTTTGTATTGTTATTGTAGTTTTAGATGCATTTACTATCTAATTTTTCTGTTGCACTAGTTTTCAGTGGCCCAGTTTCTTTACTTTATGTGGTATGAATCATGAAATTGTGATATATCTGTGCGTGTTTGTGTGGTGCACTGGTGCTTGACTTATATTCAGGGCCTGTTCGGATTGGCTTATTTAAGCTTATTTACTTGTATAAGCAAGTGTACGAGTGTTTGGGAGggtttatggaaacaacttatggcaTGTTCATTAGCTATTTTCAGCTTATATTAATAAGCTCTCTAGGgcccttgtttggataaacaacttttttCCGGCTTATAGCACATGTGCTTATGTATGAGcttacataagctatttctatggtaaaagataaaataaaataaaattgtttttgtgtatgttataagttgtttccCTTAAATATTTTGTAGAACTTacgaaaataagctgaaaaatgtttatgaaaaatgtcataagctgtttttttaagTTCTCTTAAACATCATCACAAAATTTGTGTCGATAGATAAGCTCTAATAAGCTTATGAAGACAGTTTAGAGTTTATGTGAAAATAATTGGACATTATTTTAGCTTTTATTATTGAAACAGCTTATGCCTAAACATTTATATGATAAGAACTTGTGATATAAGCTGTTCATTTAGTTGTTTATTCAAACATGGTCTTAGTGTTTTGCTAAGGCTTAttgcaacttttttttctttggaagTCTGTCTCTGATGTATATTATGAGAGAAAAATGTTCCTGAATCATGATCATGTTTCATTGTTAGTAACCATGTGTTGTTAACTTTTCTTAGTAAGTTATTGTGAAGATAACATGTTTTGTTGCTCTTGCAGTGTGCGCGACAGGGTTTTGCTTTAGGTTTAACACTTTTAGCTGGTGCTATCAGCAAAATCAGGGTTGACTCGTTCCTTAAACTCGTAGTAGATTTATTGGAAGTAACTTCATCAATGAAGGGTCAGGTATAAGATGGTCAATgcttaattattatgttttggaAAATCGTCGACTTGTTGGGATACTAATGTATTCATTGTGAAATTGCAGGAAGCAAAAGATTGTCTTCTTGGCCGCCTATTCGCATATGGTGCTTTGGCTCGATCAGGAAGACTTATCCATGAATGGAGCATGGATAAAAATACTCCATACATCAAAGAATTTGTCGGTATACTTATCTCCCTTGCAAATAGGAAGCGGTACTTGCAAGAACCTGCCGTCTCAATAATTTTATACTTGGTTGAAAAGGTTTGTATATCTTAACCATAAGGTGTTTTGCAATCTAGATGTTCATTGCTAATTCGCATGCCTGTTTCCCACTATGGTGTGGTTGGCTTTGGATTTTAATAGGTTTCAATGTATTCATGATCGCTCTTGCCTacattcttaaaaatatttttttctatacaAGATTTCCAAACATTTCTGCCCCCTCTCCTTACGTGCATGCACCCTCCCAAACTCATGCAAACACGTGCTATGAGTAGATCACTTGCTCATTTGATAATTGCTGAACTTGGAGACCAACTACATATTTCTTCAAGCAACATGTTTAACTTATGAAGCCCTATTTTTATCACCAAAAATAGTTATTTCAAgcctattatttattattattttgtttttccttcaaaaatttttattattttgttttattattatttgtagttGCCTGTTGAAGCATTAGCGAATCATGTTATTGAAGCTCCTGGACTGGACAAGTGGTTTGAATCTGCTGCAGAAGTTGGAAATCCTGATGCTCTATTCCTCGCTTTAAAAGTTCGAGAGAAAATTTCTGCAGACAGTTCCATATATGGCAAACTACTACCAAATCCGTTTAGCTCTACCAATTTTTTCTCCGCCGATCACCTCTCCTTCCTGAGTAATTGTTTGAAGGTATCTTATATTCACTCCTCTATTCATGACAGATACTACTTTGTATTGGTTATAGAAAGAAATGGTTCTTATGCGTTTCCTGAATATTGCAGGAATCTACCTTCTGTCAGCCCCGTGTTCACAGTATTTGGCCTGTTTTGATAAATATTCTTATACCCAATACTGTTCCACAATTGGAAGATGCGGCATcagcttcaaattcattaaaGAAACATAAGAAGAGTAGAAAATCTTGCTCTTCTGATGAAGAAATTGTGAAGAATCTAAAGTCTTTTTGTGAAATTATTATTGAAGGATCCCTTCTCTTCTCATCTCATGACCGTAAACACTTAGCTTTCgatgttatttttcttcttctgcaaAAACTGTCTGCATCTTTAGTTCCAGTTGTTCTGTCAAACAAAGTTGTTCAGTGCCTTATGGATATACTATCAACCAAAAACACATGGCTATATAAAGTTGGCGaacattttcttaaacaattgtCAGATTGGGTGGGCGACGATGATGTCAAAAGAGTTGCTGTTATAGTGGCAATACAGAAGCACAGCAATGGAAAATTTGATTGTATCACAAGGACAAAGACAAAGCTTGTTAAAGATTTGATGtcacaattcaaaacagaaCCCGGTTGCATGCTTTTTATTCAAAACTTGATGAACCTGTTTGTGGATGAAGATAATGCCTTGGAGGAACCTTCAGATCAGAGTCAAACAACAGATGAGAATTCTGAAATAGGCTCTATTGAGGATAAAGAATCTCCTAGGACTAATGGGAATTCTGACTTTTTGAAGAGTTGGGTTATAGAATCTCTTACTGgtattttgaaattcttaaagCTGGACCACGACGAGAAGTTACGAGTACAAAAGGAAATAATGAAGTTTATGGCTGTTCAGGGTCTGTTCACTGCATCTCTTGGCACTGAAGTGACTTCATTTGAGTTGGACGAGAAATTTAGGTGGCCAAAATCTCCCACATCAAACGCTCTTTGCAAGTTGTGTATTGAACAGCTGCAGTTGTTGTTGGCAAATGCTCATAAGGGAGAGGGCTCACGTCCTTCTGCTGATGTTGTTGAGCCGCCTAATGATCTGGGTTCGTACTTCATGAAATTCTTCAGCACCTTATGCAATATTCCTTCAGTTTCCCTCTTCAGGTCTTTAGATGATGAGGATGACAAAGCAGTAAAAGATTTGCAAGCAATGGAAGCTACATTATCCAGAGAGGTATTTATGCTTTGGACTTATTATTGATACTTAGATATATACTTACCGCGTTCCTTTTCCAGTTTTAAGTTCCAACGAGGTTAGCAGCTAGGTAATTCAACATTTTAAATAATAGAGGTTTTCATGTGATGCTAAGATTCCATCCAGTCTTCGAGTTGGCTAGTGTTGTAGTTGGTTGTCTTGCTGCATTTAAGATACCTACAACTCCCCGATTTGGATTTGGGACTAACTAATACAATTTAGGCTTAtggttttgtgaatttttttaagagttttttACTGCGACGTTAATtgtctaatttgttttaaaaactattttgtattctttttttttttttccctaataTTTGATACTTTCAAAATGTTGGCTGCCCGTTTCACTGCTCACTTGACAATTGAAGAATACAAATTGTAGAAGACATTATTATGCCTTTTCTAGGAACTCACATGGTTTGTGATCCAATTTCTTGTCTAAAATGGATGGTTTGTTGTTCTACCtgatcaacaaaaacaaaggaaCAGAGTAAATCAGCGAATCACGATGTATCTTTAGATGCTTTGATAGCTATTCATGTGACATTTGTATGTATAAGTTTGTATTGTATACAAAATCAATGACCTGTCCCTTGCCAGGATTCAAACCCTAGACCTTTAACTCCTTCAATCCCTTAGCCAAACCAAGTGAGCCGCCCATCCACCACTGTGTATTTCTGTATTTATCTATGCCACTACATTAATCCTCAAGTTGAATTATGTGAACTGCATTATACTTTTATTCATTACTGATGCTTATGTTTATCTCTGCGGTACTGATGAGCAGGAAAGGAGCCACGACTGCAGTGATGATGTACATAGAGATCATGCACTGAGATACTTGCTTATCCAGTTGCTCTTACAAGTCCTTCTTTGTCCAAGGGAGTACTCAGAAGCTGCGTCTGAACTCATCATCTGTTGTAAGAAAACATTTTCTACTTCTGATATTCCCGAGTCCTCTGGAGAAGATGATAAAGAGGTTGGGGATGCACCTGAATTGATGGATGTTCTTGTGGATACATTGCTCTCTCTACTTCCACAGTCATCAGCTCCTATGCGGTCTGCTATTGACCAGGTTATATGAAAAGTGTTTTGTATGTAGCTTCGTAATTGTAGATCAGGTAGATTACATTATCATATTGTTATACCTGTATGCCAATATGGCGCGGCTTAGCATTGCGTTAGAGGATACATAAACATGCACCCGGAACTGAGACTGCTATGAGTCTGATGTCTGGGGAAAGATGGTCAATAAACAGAACCTTTAAAATGGTATATAAATAACAGAAACTTTTGCTACCATTTTCATAGTCACGAGGATTCCTTCTGTTTCACAACTATCACAATCAGACATAATAATTGAAATGAGTTcgatttttttcccttttggaACTCGCCCAATTGAAAGTAGTGTAAATTCTCACCCTAACGAATAATagtgtttttgtttgatttaattCAAGCCTAATTGAAGCTCTTTAGTTTATGAGGTAATTGGAGCTCTAAATTTTACCCGCTTCATGAACATTTTAAAGTGCCTTTTCCCATAAGGTTTGGAAGTAGAATAACATTGTAATTTAAATTtacaaatgcttaatttttttctcagtTCAGTATTGGTCGCAAACCCTCAGATAGTTTAGGCCCTTCTACTTGcagttatttttcatttattatctatGCTTGCATTGTATTTTCTTGTCATCTAGAAAACGGAACTTTAATTGAATGAAAGGCATGACTGTATGAACATGCTATCTAATACAAtgattagtctttttttttgtgatttacCTGGTTGTTATATGAGATAGATTTGTTGACATAGTATTGTAGTTTAATCCCAATCCTTCTTTGTTGGAAGGCAGTGACCATTTAGAAGACTTAATCATCTCTTGCTGTGCATAATTTAAACTTGGCTATATATCATGGCTCACAGATTGTATTGTAGTTTCTATTTATCTGAAAGTTAGCATCTCTGTATGTAGGTGTTCAAATGCTTTTGCAATGATATCACCGATGATGGGCTGATGCGGATGTTGCGAgtcataaagaaaaatttaaaacctGCAAGACATCCAGATGCGGGAAGTGCAGATGAagatgacgatgatgatgatgatgatgacttATTCAatattgaagatgaagaaattgatCAAGCTGAGACTGGTGAAACAGGTGAGAGCGATGGGCAGACTGATGACTCTGAGTCTGTAGTTGAGGCAGATGAAACTGGTCAGGACCACCCTGAAGATTCTGATGATTCAGACAGTGGGATGGATGATGATGCAATGTTCAGGATGGATACATATCTTGCTCAGATTttcaaagagaagaaaaatcagTCTGGAAGTGAAACTGCTCATTCCCAACTTTTGTTGTTTAAACTCCGGATCCTTTCATTATTGGAAatttttgttcatgaaaatcCAGGCAAGTATACATTACTTACGTCGTTTACCAGTTTTTGTGCTAGCTTTGTGTCTGTAATTATACTATTCTTCAATTGTATGTGTGTGAACCACAGTGGATAAATAGATTTCAATATTTCCCTGAATAAAAAGCTGTCTGCTTCATACAGTAATAAAAAGCTGACACCTTCATATCTAAATCTTGTTAACATTGGCTGATGTTGTCTTGATGTTACACAGGTAAGCCTCAGGTTCTTACTGTGTACTCACATTTGGCTCGTGCCTTTGTTAACCCACACACTGCTGAAGTTAGTGAGCAGCTCAGTCAGCGTATATCGGGAATATTGCAGAAGAAAATATTGAAAGCAAAGGATCATCCAAAGGGTGATGAAGTCCAATTATCGACACTTGAATCTCTCTTGGAGAGAAATTTGAAACTAGCATCAAAACCATTTAGAAAGCAAAAGTCTGCAACCAATCCCTTGAAGAAATCAGCTGCCTTGAACCGATATAAAATGGTTTCTTCCTTTGCCCAAAATTCAACcttttggattttgaaaattgttgatTCAAGAAATTTTGCTGAGTCCGGACTGCAGAGGATTGttcaaattttccagaaaatatTGGTGGATTATTTTGACAGTAAGAAGTCTCAAGTAAAAGCtgcatttttaaaagaaatatttaaaaGAAGACCATGGATTGGCCATGCTGTATTTGGCTTTATTTTGGAGAGATGTGGAAGTGCCAAATCAGACTTTCGGCGAGTTGAAGCACTTGAATTGGTGATGGAAATATTGAAGTCACTAGCAACCGAGAGTGGTGAAGGAAAGAATTCATCGAAAAAGATTGTTAAAAGCAATTTAGATAAAATCTCCCATGCTATGAAAGAGTTGGTGACAAATATGCCGAGCAAACAGGCAAGAAGAGCAGAAGTACGTAAGTTCTGTGTCAAGGTCTTTGAGATCTTGTCGAAGCACAGCCTGACCAAATATCTTCTTAAAACATTGGCTCCTGAGGCTCAAGCTGCTTTGGAAGCACAACTTGGTGAGAAATTCCTTTGTTTGAAGAAACTGGAAAAATGAACCAGGACATATAGGGTTGCTGTTATTACTCGAGCAAAGAGGTAACTAAATTTTTGTTACTTGTCACCCTTAACAGAACAGCATTAGTACGATGTTGTGATTGAAGCTTCAAAATTCATTTAAGGTGGACTTATTTATGCCTTTTTGGAAGGTGAATTTTTGGTAGaacatt
Proteins encoded in this window:
- the LOC11419794 gene encoding rDNA transcriptional regulator pol5 yields the protein MGSKKRNNAIDSQEKEPLNKKSKNNDDSTATPSSTKPTMENHKKSKAFDKQRRSAKSKSKSELPAPDSAILVDSTSGGGSGVDSLPEFHIGVFKDLAAVNESVREAAVKQMVNELKEVQKAYEGGQGMEIDGDGGFKLEAEKNDGLDECAPSVRYAFRRLIRGVSSSRECARQGFALGLTLLAGAISKIRVDSFLKLVVDLLEVTSSMKGQEAKDCLLGRLFAYGALARSGRLIHEWSMDKNTPYIKEFVGILISLANRKRYLQEPAVSIILYLVEKLPVEALANHVIEAPGLDKWFESAAEVGNPDALFLALKVREKISADSSIYGKLLPNPFSSTNFFSADHLSFLSNCLKESTFCQPRVHSIWPVLINILIPNTVPQLEDAASASNSLKKHKKSRKSCSSDEEIVKNLKSFCEIIIEGSLLFSSHDRKHLAFDVIFLLLQKLSASLVPVVLSNKVVQCLMDILSTKNTWLYKVGEHFLKQLSDWVGDDDVKRVAVIVAIQKHSNGKFDCITRTKTKLVKDLMSQFKTEPGCMLFIQNLMNLFVDEDNALEEPSDQSQTTDENSEIGSIEDKESPRTNGNSDFLKSWVIESLTGILKFLKLDHDEKLRVQKEIMKFMAVQGLFTASLGTEVTSFELDEKFRWPKSPTSNALCKLCIEQLQLLLANAHKGEGSRPSADVVEPPNDLGSYFMKFFSTLCNIPSVSLFRSLDDEDDKAVKDLQAMEATLSREERSHDCSDDVHRDHALRYLLIQLLLQVLLCPREYSEAASELIICCKKTFSTSDIPESSGEDDKEVGDAPELMDVLVDTLLSLLPQSSAPMRSAIDQVFKCFCNDITDDGLMRMLRVIKKNLKPARHPDAGSADEDDDDDDDDDLFNIEDEEIDQAETGETGESDGQTDDSESVVEADETGQDHPEDSDDSDSGMDDDAMFRMDTYLAQIFKEKKNQSGSETAHSQLLLFKLRILSLLEIFVHENPGKPQVLTVYSHLARAFVNPHTAEVSEQLSQRISGILQKKILKAKDHPKGDEVQLSTLESLLERNLKLASKPFRKQKSATNPLKKSAALNRYKMVSSFAQNSTFWILKIVDSRNFAESGLQRIVQIFQKILVDYFDSKKSQVKAAFLKEIFKRRPWIGHAVFGFILERCGSAKSDFRRVEALELVMEILKSLATESGEGKNSSKKIVKSNLDKISHAMKELVTNMPSKQARRAEVRKFCVKVFEILSKHSLTKYLLKTLAPEAQAALEAQLGEKFLCLKKLEK